One region of Bacillus zhangzhouensis genomic DNA includes:
- a CDS encoding NERD domain-containing protein, translating to MNDVLIENPSSSTGYSQIDHIIISPHSLFVIETKNYQGTIYGGKKRKTWLVNGKFPFRVHSLKIMETSKPSSAA from the coding sequence TTGAATGATGTACTAATAGAAAATCCTTCTTCTTCAACGGGTTACTCTCAAATTGACCATATCATCATCTCTCCGCATTCCTTGTTCGTAATTGAAACGAAGAACTATCAGGGTACAATTTACGGTGGTAAAAAGCGCAAGACATGGCTGGTAAACGGAAAATTTCCGTTTAGAGTCCACTCGCTCAAAATTATGGAAACATCCAAGCCATCAAGCGCTGCGTAG